DNA sequence from the Thermodesulforhabdus norvegica genome:
TATGGAAGCAATCGTAAATCGAAGGAGCATTCGTAATTTCGAAGACAGAGACGTCTCGGACGAACAGGTCACCCAGATGCTTGAAGCCGTTAAGTGGGCCCAATCATGGGCCAATACTCAATGTTGGGAAGTCATCGTTGTGCGCGATCAGGGAGTAAAGCAAAAGCTTCAGGCCACCCTTGCCAAAGGCAACCCGGCAACGAAATCGATGGTACAGGCTCCTGTTGTTTTCGTCCTATGCGGACGGCTCAAGGCTGCGGGATACTACAAAGGTCAGGTTACAACCAAGTTTGGCGACTGGTTTATGTTTGATCTGGGCATTGCCGCTCAGAATTTATGCCTGAGGGCTCACGATCTGGGGCTTGGTTCGGTAATTGTGGGGCTCTTCGATCACGATGAAGCAAAGAAGATACTCCAGGTTCCCGAAGGATATGAAGTCGTCGTGATGATACCCGTCGG
Encoded proteins:
- a CDS encoding nitroreductase family protein encodes the protein MELMEAIVNRRSIRNFEDRDVSDEQVTQMLEAVKWAQSWANTQCWEVIVVRDQGVKQKLQATLAKGNPATKSMVQAPVVFVLCGRLKAAGYYKGQVTTKFGDWFMFDLGIAAQNLCLRAHDLGLGSVIVGLFDHDEAKKILQVPEGYEVVVMIPVGYPAKVPSAPKRREISEFTHYEKF